The following nucleotide sequence is from Candidatus Poribacteria bacterium.
ACAGAACCTGCGAGCATGAAATTCATAACTGGGTCCCCCTAACATATATCCGCCGACACAACCGAGGAGGCACCCCGCAGTACTCCCCGCTGCGCCTAACACAAACCACTTGGCTTTTAACATATCTGACATATCAACACTCGCATCGGCTTCTGCTTGCGCTTGCACGGAATCCTGTTGTGCCAGACTGACAGGCATCGTGCTGAAAATCAGTAGGATTGCCATGAGAAGGACAGATATACGGAACATGTGGCTTCCTCTGTTATCTATGTTCTGGAAAGCGTATAGCATATCGCACAGAAATTTTGGAGCCGGTTTTTTGGATGAAATTAACACGAACAGATACCTCGGTTTATTTTCGTATGTAGGTTGGATTCAACGCATCTATTTTTCTCCCGTGTCCTTTTTTATTTAAGCTGAACTCAAAGTCGCTATCCGTGAGACCCGAGACAGGAAATAGTGACTCGACAACGGTTTCGAGTAGCCAATACTCGCCGCGGGTAAATCGTGGTTCCATACTGTTAGTTCTTTTGAAATTATTACCACCCAACTCCTGTTCGTTTCGGGGTGGTATCCCCCTTTTCGCTTCAGCCGATTTTACTAAATCGCACAAGGTAATGGGCGTACCACCAGACTGCCCATAGTACGCGCGGGTTTGTGTTGGCAAGGTTTATTGCTTTTCAAGCAAGCGTTGTACCTCCGACTTGTAGGACGTATCAGGGAAGTGCACCAGCAGCCGTCCAAATACCCGTTGGGCAGCTACCTCATCCCCGAGTTCCAAATACACTTCACCAAGCCCGAACAAGGTTTCTTCATAGAAGTCTATACCAAGGAAATGATACCCAAACTCTCGCAGATCCGCCTCAACTCGCACCTCAAACTTCGCAAATACCCGTTGGGCGGCGACAGCATCCCCAAGTTCCAAATACACTTTACCAAGCGGATACAAGGCTTCCGCTCTGTCGTAACTGGGGAGGAGGGTTTCAATTCGCGCCTCAAGCTGCGCGAACACCCGTTGGGCGGCGCATTTATCCGCGAGTTCCAAATACGTTTTCCCAAGCGCGAAGAAGGTATCTGCAGTGAAGTCGCTCTCGTACTCATTTTGTTGGAGGATTTCAAGGAGTGCCTCAAATTTTGCGCGTGCTTCCTCATAGTGTTCCTGCTTGAAAAGGATGTAGCCCCAAAGATAGATCGCATCCGCTTGATCGAAAGGATGTATAGCGGTTTGGTAGCTCTCCCTGGCTGCTGCTTCTGCTTTGATATAGAAGGAAACATCGCCTTCGGTTTCTGCCAACTTGGCATAGCAAAAAGCGATATCGTATTTCAACCCTGTTGGGAATTCGACATCGATGACCTTTCTACCAAAGGCGGTTTGAGGGTGTTTTTTAGAAACTTTCTCATACTTCGCGAGTGCCGCCTTGTATTTACCTCTATCTCGCAGATCTTTGGCTTTATACAGATCCGAGTAGGGATTTGGGCTATGGAAAGTAGACGGAAAAAGATACCCACACCCGAACAATCCTACCGCGAGAACTCCTACAAGGCCTCCGCCGAAGACCTTTATTACAATGGACATAATGATCTCCTTTTTGCTCGCCTCTTGGATAAAGACTAAAAAATCAACTCGGTAATTTATTGACGATATCCGGTCATGCCTCATTGACGAGGTTAGGCCCCTCGCCAGCAAAGGACTGCGTAAGTCTTAACTAATAGAGTTTCAGGGCATCTCCCCTATTAATTGAGCTAATTGAGCGAGAGCCTGACCGACAATATTCCAGCCGTTGGGGGGTACCAGTTCCATCCAAACGGATGATAAACCACAGATCTTCTGGTAGGACCAAAGACATATCAAATGTCCAAATCTCAGCGATATAAAGTTGTTCGGGTTCAAGCGGTTGGGGTTTCACTTTCTGTTGATAGCCCAGTGGCACTTCCCCGTAAGTCAAACAAGAGAGGACTAGGGTTGACCGCCGTAAAGTATCAGAGACTTTATATCTTAGGTTCCAAACCATTTCCCCCTTGTTCCCCTGCCAGTTGAACTCGGGTCGCTTTTTATCTTCAGGAGAACTTAGCACTGTCCAAACCGTGATACTTTTAATGCCTGATTGTTCTTGAAAATATCGCCCCTGATACGCGCAGAACGTCGGCTGTACCACTGTCGATCCCGAATCGACATGAGCAATGCTAAACACCATCTCCGGCGTGCAGCCAATACAAACCAAGATGCAAGTGATGAGAAGGCTCACGAGTGCGATGGTGATACCGACTCTCTTTTTCATTTTATCTACCTCCGGATATTCAAGACGGGTTCCCTCGATTCATTGTCGTCTTATGCTGTTTCCTCTTTTATCGTTTTTCTGGAAAGCGTATAGCATATATTACAGAAATTTTGTAGCCTAAACTCAACAAAACCCAGGGCATTCCGTCCCTTGATGCAATCTCTAAAAGGTACTTGCGTACAGCAGCAGCATCGCAAGGACAAAGCCTACGTTGCCAGCGATAGAGCCTTTCGTTACGAGTGTTTTGCGGAGCGAGGCGGTTTCCGATTTATAGATTTGGGTATAAGCCTCGATATACTCAGGGGATTTTCCGAGGAGCCGCTCGGGGGGTGGCATCGCGTTGTGGGGATACATGTGCACACCGATCGGCACTGCCAAACCACCCAGAAGGATAGCAAATCCGGCAGCACAACCCGCCTGTTCGGGAGTAGGTATAAGCAAAATATCAGACCCTCCATACAGATCCAACCTTGCTCCTAATAAACATCCTCCGGCACAACCGAGGAGACACCCCGCAGTGCTCCCCAACCCTCCTAACAGGGACCACATAGTTTCTGACATACCTGACATATCGGCTTTTGCATCCGCTTTCGCCTGGGCTTGCACGGCATCCTGTTGTGCGAGACTGACAGGCATCGTGCCGAAAATTAGTAGGATTGCCATGAGAAGGACAGATATACGGAACATAGAGCATCTCCTTGAAGTGTTGCGAATTCGTAAATAGTTCGGTTTCCTAATTGCTATCTATTAGCAATATTATCCAGCAGTAGCATCGCGCCGACACCTAAGTTAGCGGTGATGGACCCTGCGGTTACCCATCTTTTCCGAAGCGATATTGTTTTGGATCTGTAAGCCTGAAGGTAGACTTCGATGTCGCTCTAGGGGCGGACTTGGATTATGAGGATATATGAAAATAGCGGTTGGCACTGTCAAGACCCCGCAAAGGATAGCACCTGTAATGGTGCAACTTTCCAGCGGGTCGTCAGAGATAAAAGATATACAGTTCGTCTCTAAACACCCACCGATGAGTAACCCGAATAAAAATCCTCCAGTCCCGCCAGCAGCACACCCTACGGTACTACCCATCAGGCCTGACGTAAACCACAAACTTTCTCTCATATCGCGGTTTACGTCCGTATGGGCATCGGCTTCTGCTTGTGCTTGCAGGGACTGCTGCTGCGCGAGACTAACAGGCATCGTGCTGAAAACCAGGAGCGTTGCCATGAAAAAGACGGGTATATGGGACATCAGGTTTCCTCTTTTATCTCTGTTCTGGAAGTTGAAATAGTCACGTCCACCTCATTTTCGGCAGAGATCAGTCCCGAGGCGATGAGGCGATGGAGTGTCTCTATGAGTGCGGTGCGCGTTAACCCATGCCCTTTTTTATTCAGGGTGACCTCAATATCGTTATCCATGAGATCAGCGACTGGAAATCGACTTTCAACGGTGGTTTCAAGTATCCAATACTCGCCGCGTGTAAATCTTGGTTCCATTATGCTTCCTCCTTGTGAAATTACCATTATGTTGACTTCGGTTCGTTTTGGGATGGTATCCATTTTTTCGCTTCAGCCGATTTGACTAAATCCCGCAAATAAAGCGGCGTCAGAGAATAATAAGGCTCATTTAGTTTTTCCCTGTTAAACACCAAGTAGTAGAGTAAAACATATACGTAAAATGGGTCCCACGCCTCTGGACCGAAATATTCGTATGGCTCAATCTCACTCATATTTTCGATCTCAAACGCTTCACAAAACGCCTCAAGCAGTTCATAGCCATCGTCACCGGCTATCCCTAAATCGTCCGCCAAGTGTGTATCTGGCGTGAGTTCTTCTTCTGAGAC
It contains:
- a CDS encoding tetratricopeptide repeat protein, with protein sequence MSIVIKVFGGGLVGVLAVGLFGCGYLFPSTFHSPNPYSDLYKAKDLRDRGKYKAALAKYEKVSKKHPQTAFGRKVIDVEFPTGLKYDIAFCYAKLAETEGDVSFYIKAEAAARESYQTAIHPFDQADAIYLWGYILFKQEHYEEARAKFEALLEILQQNEYESDFTADTFFALGKTYLELADKCAAQRVFAQLEARIETLLPSYDRAEALYPLGKVYLELGDAVAAQRVFAKFEVRVEADLREFGYHFLGIDFYEETLFGLGEVYLELGDEVAAQRVFGRLLVHFPDTSYKSEVQRLLEKQ
- a CDS encoding DUF1493 family protein yields the protein MESVKAFILSLFILVVLFDGITTIVNFLYLVIGIFSRPKCPYCAKAIGKKTIRCPHCGNTLGERQPQEEINPELYTCVKALIAEQTWVSEEELTPDTHLADDLGIAGDDGYELLEAFCEAFEIENMSEIEPYEYFGPEAWDPFYVYVLLYYLVFNREKLNEPYYSLTPLYLRDLVKSAEAKKWIPSQNEPKST